In the genome of Lathyrus oleraceus cultivar Zhongwan6 chromosome 4, CAAS_Psat_ZW6_1.0, whole genome shotgun sequence, the window aaggagaaagttcagggaaaggctccgtcatccgtagtacagaagccctctggcaatggtcagcccaagaaggaggttgaatcaggtggtgtgcaggccgaaaaagaacgcggtaaggatcgttaccacccttatgctgccactataaccattcctgttggtaatccatcggtaccacagcaacaaccaccacctcaacagaaggcaccgaaagctaagggccaagtgaagaaggggacaacggatcgtcagtttgataagccgcccgtgacttatacccttctgttcaagaggttgagggatcttgggttagttcggccaaggatattggttcctgtagaactgcatcggaggcctgcaaactacgatgagaatgccaggtgcgagtaccattctggggcaccaggacataacattgagggttgtagagcttttaagcatgccgtccaggacatggtggattctaaggccatcagttGGGCGCCAACACTGAATGTTAACGCTAACCCCGTGCCAGGTCCCATGGGGGTGaaggtgatgtcaaaggacaagagaggaatagAGGTGACTGATGGGGATCATTTAAAAACTCtcatgtctgtggtcccaaaacatctgatgaagagaggagctttccctagtgttgataactgttgtgcggccgtcgccacaaatgggtgtgtagtaatgggggaaacgatccagagaatgatggaagcagaaatggacggtg includes:
- the LOC127135526 gene encoding uncharacterized protein LOC127135526 is translated as MIKEKVQGKAPSSVVQKPSGNGQPKKEVESGGVQAEKERGKDRYHPYAATITIPVGNPSVPQQQPPPQQKAPKAKGQVKKGTTDRQFDKPPVTYTLLFKRLRDLGLVRPRILVPVELHRRPANYDENARCEYHSGAPGHNIEGCRAFKHAVQDMVDSKAISWAPTLNVNANPVPGPMGVKVMSKDKRGIEVTDGDHLKTLMSVVPKHLMKRGAFPSVDNCCAAVATNGCVVMGETIQRMMEAEMDGEKFETPSQAVETVKIEDAILAEKEKKLSISSYKQAMEVVKNGEALGWGRIIDIVGKTDMFGVGYQPDQESSRQNRGHCRSFTFVSAGMLDPGHACKVGEEIDCDRELESWIKSCVPGNWKASKIIIVTRHEE